The stretch of DNA CAGCGGTGATCCGCCGATCCAGCCGGCGACCAGGCCGCCGACGGCGGCTGCCACGAGGCCCGCCTGGAGCGGTGCTCCGGTGGCGAGCGCGATGCCGAGGGACAGCGGCAGGGCGATCAGGAAGACGGCGATGGACGCGGAGACGTCGGCGCCGGCGATGCGGAACTTACGGAACTTGCGGAACCTGCCGGGCGGCGGCGCGTGGGGCTCGTGGTCGCGTGATGCGTGGGCCGAGTCGGTGGCGTGGGTGGGGACGCAGGCAGACATGGTTTCCCGTCTCCTCCGGGGCGGCGCGGTCGCGGGACAAGGGGTCCTCCGGGAGGTCTCCGGAGGGCGGGTCGCGGCCGTGGGTCACGGCGTTGCAGCGGCGGGATTTCTCAACTCTCGGTAAACGAATCGTAATGGAGAGTAAAGGTCTCGGATAGACAAGCGGGGCAAATGGGGCACTAGATCACCCCGAAGGGTGAATAAAGCTATTCGTCGGCTTGTCGGAACGTCTGCTTCATGCCTCCGTGCGACGTTGGCGGCGCTATGGGTCATTTCCGGGCAATTCCTGCCCAACCACCTCCGGTGGTGACCCCTGAAGTGCCCCCCGTGGGGTCCCCGCAGTGTCGCTGCGGCCGGGCCCCGATTCGAAGCCGACGTGAAGGAAGAAGGTGGGCGGAAGATGGCCGCCACCCAGAGGATCCAGCGGATCGCCGCGGGCATCACCGCCCTCGTGGCATCCGTCGCGGTACTGGCCGGTTGCTCGAGCGGCGACACCGGCGCCAAGCCAGGCGCGCCGGGCGCCAAAAAGGCAGCGCCCGCCCCGGCCCCCAAGAGCGCGGTCCGCATGATCGGTGACGGCTCCACCGCCTTCACCGGCCGGCAGCCGCACCTGCCCGAGCCCACCCGTCTGAGACCCGGCCAGAAGCCGCCCCAGTTCGTGGTGTTCTCCTGGGACGGCGCGGGCGAGGACAGCCAGAAGCTCTTCTCGCACTTCCGCAAGGTGGCCAAGCGGAACGACGCCACGATGACGTACTTCCTCAGCGGCGTGTACATGCTCCCCGAGTCGAAGCGGAAGCTCTACGAACCGCCGCAGCACACGGCAGGCAGCTCGGACATCGGCTTCAACGACCGCAAGGGAATCAAGGACACCGTTAAGCAGCTCCGCGGTGCCTGGCTCGAGGGCAACGAGGTCGGCACCCACTTCAACGGCCACTTCTGCGGTGCCGGCCGCGGTGTGGGCGAGTGGTCGGTCACCGACTGGAAGAGCGAGATCAAGCAGGCCAAGTCCTTCGTGAAGGCCTGGAAGACGAACACGGGCATGAAGAAGGCGCAGCCGCTGCCGTTCGACTACGACAAGGAACTCATCGGCGCCCGCACGCCCTGTCTCGAAGGCCAGAAGAACTTCATGCGGGCGGCTCGCGAGCTGGGCTTCCGCTACGACACCAGCGGCGTCAACAACCAGGTCTGGCCCAAGAAGAAGGAAGGCCTCTGGGACCTGTCGATGCAGCTGGTCCCTGTCCCCGGCCGTAACTTCGAGACGCTGACCATGGACTACAACTTCATGGTGAACCAGTCGGGCACGACGTCGCAGGGCGACCCCAGCAAGCACGAGTACTGGGGCGACCAGATGCGTGACGGCCTCCTCCAGGGCTTCGACCGCGCCTACAAGGGCAACCGCGCCCCGCTGATCATCGGCAACCACTTCGAGTCCTGGAACGGCGGCACGTACATGCGCGCCATCGAGGAGACGATCGAGTCGGTCTGCACCAAGCGCGAAGTGCGCTGCGTCTCCTTCCGTCAACTCGCCGACTGGCTCGACGCCCAGGACCCGCAGACCGTGGAGCGCCTCACCAAGCTCCCGGTCGGCAAGGCCCCGAAGGAGGGCTGGGCGTCCTACCTCTCCGCCCAGCCCGCACCGGCCCCGAAGGGCGTACCGGGCGCCCCGGCAGCCAAGCCGTAACTCCCCTGCGGGAGTTCAGGCCGTGGCCACGGTCCGCTCACGCAGCACGAAGTCGGGGTCGACCTGGGCAGCCAGGTCGGCACCCGTCCTCTCGTTGCCCCAGCTCTGCGCGTTCTTCAGATGGAAGTGGACCATCTGACGGGTGTAGCGATCCCAGTCCCTGCGGTCGTACGAGGTGTCGACGGCGCTCTGAAGTGCTTGCAGGGAACGGCGGTTGTCCTCCTCGAGGAACTCGAACCGGGGCGGGCGGCCCTTCTCCATGGCGCGCACCCAGTCCGAGTGCCCGACCGTCACCAGGAGGTCGTCGCCCACCTGCTCGCGCAGGAAGTCGACGTCGTCCTGGCCCTGCACCTTGTTGCCGACGACCTTGAGGTCGACGCCGAAGTCGCGTGCGTATTCCTTGTACTGGCGATAGACGGAGACCCCCTTCCGGGTCGGCTCGGCCACCAGGAACGTCATGTCGAAGCGGGTGAACATGCCGGACGCGAAGGAGTCCGAACCCGCGGTCATGTCGACGACCGCGTACTCCTCGCGCCCGTCGACCAGGTGGTTCAGGAACAGCTCCACCGCCCCCGTCTTGGAGTGGTAGCAGGCGACACCGAGGTCGGCTTCGGTGAACGGCCCTGTGACCATCAAACGCACGGCTGCGTCGTCGAGTTCCACCGGCCGCGCACACGCGTCGTACACGGGGTTGTCCTCGCGCACCCGCAGGATCCGCGAGCCCTCGCCGGGCGGTGTCGTCTTGATCATCGTGTCGGCGGATGCGATCCGCGGATTGGAGCCCCGCAGGTACTCCTTGATGAGGGGGAGTCGCGCGCCCATGGCGGGCAGGGCGGCGGCTTCCGCCTCGTCGAGGCCGAGCGCGGGGCCCAGGTGCTGGTTGATGTCGGCGTCCACCGCGAGGACCGGTGCTCCGGTGGCGGCGAGGTGGCGGATGAAGAGCGAGGACAGCGTGGTCTTGCCGCTGCCGCCCTTCCCTACGAAAGCGATCTTCATGTTCACCAAGGGTAGCCGGACGATCACCTGCCGTATCGATGCGGCGTGAAGAAGACCACTCCTTCGTGGGGCGGGCCCCAGGGGTGCGTAGGGTCGTACTCATGAGTACGACAGCCGATCCGCTCGCGGCCCTGGGCGCCCTGCCCGGCGTGGCCGACTCCGTGGACTCCGTGCGCAAGGCCGTGGACCGGGTCTACGGCCACCGGATCATGCGGCGCCGCAGCAATGAGGTGACCTCCGAGGCGGCCCTGCGCGGCGCCCGCGGCTCGGCGGCGCTCTCCGGGGCCGACTGGGCACTCGAAGAGGTACGCCGACGCAGTGACTTCAGTGGCGACGGCGAGGCCCGCACGATCGGCGCGGCCCTGCGGCTGACCGCGGAGGCCGGTCAACTCCTGTCCATCTGGCGGCAGTCACCGCTCCGGGTCCTCGCGCGCCTCCATCTGGTGGCCGCCGCGGAGAACGACGAGGCGGCGGGGCGGCCGCGGCTGGCCGGTGAGCCGGTCGACGAGCCGCTGGTCGAGCTGGATGTGCCGGACTCCGACGAGGTGGCGGGCCGCCTGGAGGGGCTCTCGCAGCTGATCATCGCGGGGGGCTCCGCGCCGGCTCTCGTCACGGCGGCCGTGGTGCACGGCGAGCTGCTCAGCCTGCGCCCCTTCGGCTCGCACAACGGCCTGGTCGCGCGGGCGGCCGAGCGCATCGTCCTGGTGGGCAGCGGGCTCGACCCGAAGTCCGTCTGCCCGGCCGAGGCCGGTCATGCGGAACAGGGGCGGGCGGCCTACGTGGGGGCGCTCGACGGCTACGCGTCCGGGACGCCGGAGGGCATGGCCGCCTGGATCGCCCACTGCGGGCGTGCGGTCGAACTGGGCGTCAGGGAGTCGACGGCGGTCTGCGAGGCGATGCAGCGCGGCGCGGCCTGAGGCGTCTGCGTGGGGAGAGGTCCTGCGCGAAGGGGCCCTGAACAGGGATGCGGCGGTACGAGTTCTCGTACCGCCGCTGGCATGTTCACCGTGTTACCAAGCGTCCTCGAAAGTTGCCCATCAGGTCGGGAACTTAGCCCGTTACCTGGTGCGGCTGGCCCGTAATCGACGGGTCGACGTCGCGTGGGTGCTCGGTGTTCATGCATCGGTCCGTGGGGCCTTGGTTGCGTTTAAAGGTAATCCTCTCGGATGTCCTTGGTCTCGCGGGCCGTTGACTCCTTTGTACTCCTGTCCTGGGGTAAGCGGAAGTGCTGGCACTACTTCTTTACTTTTAGGTTCAAATAAGGGTGAATCGGGCACGTGAGGTCCGGCGGCGGCTCACGAACCACACGAGGCCCGCGGTGGCCGCTGCGGCACCCACGGCCGCCGCCGCGACGAGCGCGGGGCGGGACGGCCCCTGGCGCCGCTCCTTGAGCCGTACCGGCCGGTGGAAGTCGAGAATCGGCCACTCGCGCGCGAGAGCCTCGCGGCGCAGTGCGCGATCGGGGTTCACCGCGTGCGGATACCCCACGGTTTCGAGCATGGGGAGGTCTGTCGCCGAGTCGCTGTAGGCGTGGCAGCGGTCGAGGTCGTACCCCTCGGAGTCCGCGAGCTCCTTGATCGCGGCCGCCTTGGTGGGGCCGTAGGCGTAGTACTCCACCTCGCCGGTGAAGCAGCCGTCGTCGCCGACCACCATCCGGGTCGCCACCACCCGGTCCGCGCCGAGCAGTTCGCCGATCGGCTCGACGACCTCCGCGCCCGAGGTGGAGACGATGACGACGTCCCGGCCTGCGGTGTGGTGCTCCTCGATGAGGGACGCCGCTTCGTCGTAGATGATCGGGTCGATCAGGTCGTGCAGCGTCTCGGCGACGATTTCCTTGACCTGCTGCACGTTCCATCCGCGGCAGAGCGCGGACAGGTACTCGCGCATCCGCTCCATCTGGTCGTGGTCGGCTCCGCCGGCGAGGAAGACGAACTGTGCATATGCGGTTCGGAGTACCGCCCTGCGGTTGATCAGCCCGCCTTGGTAGAACGACTTGCTGAAGGTGAGTGTGCTCGACTTCGCAATGACCGTCTTGTCCAGGTCAAAGAAGGCGGCTGTGCGAGGCAAGGAGTGGTTTTCCACGAGGCCGAGCATAGGCGCCCACCATTCGGCGTAAGGTGAGGCGCGTGGGTTTGCCTGAGAAGGCTCTCGGGTACACCATGGAAGTCACGGATCGTTCGCGACCGTGCTAACCCGGTCTGGCTCCTCCCCCCCCGAGTCGGACCGTGGGGACGACCCCCGCTCTCCCCCCCGGCGGGGGTCGTCGCATGTCCGGATGGGTTTTCAGGGCCTCTTCCAACCCTCATCTGATCGCCTGGCGCCTTCTGGCAGCCGTTCCGGCGATCTTTTTTCATGCCCAAGATCCGTCACTGTGCGTAGTCGTCAGGCTGCTCTGCGGAAGTCTTCGGGATGTCACCGGTATGGGTGAAGGGGATATTCACAGACCCTGTCTTGTCCACAGTTATTGACCAAGATCCACACGTTATCCCGGATCGCTGCACGCTGATTCCGCTCGTTCTGCACGCGAAGTTCATGGCCGGATTGCTTTGGCCGGCTCATCGCTGATGTGGAACGCGGCATTCAACGGGCTTGCAGTGAGAGGGGGCTGGAGATCGTGGCTGGAGTGATTACACGTGAAGGGCCGCCGTCGTCCGATGGACGGCAGGGCGGACCGCTGATCGTCACGGAAGATGTGGACCTGCTGGACGACCTGCTGCGGCTGTGCGCCGCGGCGGGGGCGCGGCCCGAGGTGCAGCACGGCGTGCCGGAGCGCAGAGGCGGCTGGGACGCGGCGCCCCTGGTCCTGGTCGGGGACGACGCGGTGGACCGGGTGCGGGGCGCCGTGCGCAGGCGCGGTGTCGTGCTGGTCGGGCGGGACCAGGACGACTCGGGGGTCTGGCAGCGCGCGGTGGAGATCGGTGCCGATCACGTGCTGGTCCTGCCCGACGGCGAGCGATGGCTCGTGGACCGCATCGCCGATGTCGCCGAGGGCGTGGGGCGGCCCGCGCTCACGGTGGGAGTGATCGGCGGGAGCGGGGGAGCAGGCGCCTCGACGCTGGCCTGCGCGCTGGCCGTCACGGCGGCCCGCGCGGGGCGGCGCACGATGCTCGTGGACGCCGACCCGCTCGGCGGCGGGCTCGATGTGCTGCTCGGCGGCGAAGCTGCCGACGGACTCCGCTGGCCCGCCTTCGCGCAGTCCAGGGGCCGTGTCGGCGGGGGCGCGCTCGAGGAGTCGCTGCCCGAGCTGCATTCCCTGCGGGTCCTGAGCTGGGATCGGGGCGACGCGGTGGTCATCGCGCCCGAGGCCATGCGGGCGGTGATCGCCGCGGCCCGCAGGCGGGGCGGGGTGGTGGTCGTGGATCTGCCGCGCCGCGTGGACGAAGGAGTGGCCGAGGCGCTTGCCCAGGTGGATCTGGGGCTCCTGGTGGTGCCCGCGGAGCTGCGCGCGGTGGCGGGGGCCAGGCGGGTCGCTTCGGCGGCGGGGATGGTGCTGCGGGACCTGCGGGCGGTGGTCGGCAGGGGCGGCGCCGGGCGCGCGGGAGGCGGCGGAATCGACGGCTTCGGTGGATTCGACGCGGAGGAGGTCGCGCGGCTCGTCGGGCTGCCACTCGTCGGGGAACTGCCGAGGGAGCCGGGCCTGTTGGCCGCGCAGGCCGGAGGAATGCCGCCCGGAGGCGTCGCGCGAGGGCCGCTGGCGCGGTTCTGCACGGCCTTCTGGGACCGCGTTCCGGTCGACGCCACCGGAGGCGGCTCATGAGCGCCGTCGTCGGGGCCAGGATGCTGGACGGGGTGCGTCAGTGGCTCGCGGAGAACGGGACGGAGCCGACCCCGGCCCGCGTGGCCGAGGCGCTGCGCGCCCAGGGCAGAGTGCTCGGTGACGCGGAAGTCCTGGGCGCGGCGGCGCGGCTGCGATCGGAGCTGGTGGGCGCGGGGCCCCTGGAGACATTGCTCGCGGACGACTCGGTGACCGATGTGCTGGTGTCCGCGCCCGACCGGGTGTGGGTGGACCGCGGCGGGGGCCTGGAGCTGACCAGCGTGTCCTTCGAGGACGCGGCGGCGGTGCGGCGGCTGGCGCAGCGGCTCGCGGCCGTGGCAGGGCGCAGGCTCGACGACGCCAGGCCCTGGGTGGACGCACGGCTCCCGGACGGCACCCGCCTCCACGCCGTGCTGCCCCCGGTCGCCGTCGGGTCGACCTGCCTCTCCCTGCGTGTCGTACGGCCCCGGGCCTTCACCCTCGCGGAACTGACCGCGGCGGGGACGGTGCCGCCGGGCGGCGACCGATTGCTGAGGGCGCTGCTCGACGCCCGGCTCTCCTACTTGATCAGTGGCGGGACGGGATCGGGCAAGACGACGCTGCTGA from Streptomyces sp. BA2 encodes:
- a CDS encoding ATP-binding protein — protein: MKIAFVGKGGSGKTTLSSLFIRHLAATGAPVLAVDADINQHLGPALGLDEAEAAALPAMGARLPLIKEYLRGSNPRIASADTMIKTTPPGEGSRILRVREDNPVYDACARPVELDDAAVRLMVTGPFTEADLGVACYHSKTGAVELFLNHLVDGREEYAVVDMTAGSDSFASGMFTRFDMTFLVAEPTRKGVSVYRQYKEYARDFGVDLKVVGNKVQGQDDVDFLREQVGDDLLVTVGHSDWVRAMEKGRPPRFEFLEEDNRRSLQALQSAVDTSYDRRDWDRYTRQMVHFHLKNAQSWGNERTGADLAAQVDPDFVLRERTVATA
- a CDS encoding oxidoreductase; this translates as MSTTADPLAALGALPGVADSVDSVRKAVDRVYGHRIMRRRSNEVTSEAALRGARGSAALSGADWALEEVRRRSDFSGDGEARTIGAALRLTAEAGQLLSIWRQSPLRVLARLHLVAAAENDEAAGRPRLAGEPVDEPLVELDVPDSDEVAGRLEGLSQLIIAGGSAPALVTAAVVHGELLSLRPFGSHNGLVARAAERIVLVGSGLDPKSVCPAEAGHAEQGRAAYVGALDGYASGTPEGMAAWIAHCGRAVELGVRESTAVCEAMQRGAA
- a CDS encoding HAD family hydrolase, translated to MLGLVENHSLPRTAAFFDLDKTVIAKSSTLTFSKSFYQGGLINRRAVLRTAYAQFVFLAGGADHDQMERMREYLSALCRGWNVQQVKEIVAETLHDLIDPIIYDEAASLIEEHHTAGRDVVIVSTSGAEVVEPIGELLGADRVVATRMVVGDDGCFTGEVEYYAYGPTKAAAIKELADSEGYDLDRCHAYSDSATDLPMLETVGYPHAVNPDRALRREALAREWPILDFHRPVRLKERRQGPSRPALVAAAAVGAAAATAGLVWFVSRRRTSRARFTLI
- the ssd gene encoding septum site-determining protein Ssd, whose translation is MAGVITREGPPSSDGRQGGPLIVTEDVDLLDDLLRLCAAAGARPEVQHGVPERRGGWDAAPLVLVGDDAVDRVRGAVRRRGVVLVGRDQDDSGVWQRAVEIGADHVLVLPDGERWLVDRIADVAEGVGRPALTVGVIGGSGGAGASTLACALAVTAARAGRRTMLVDADPLGGGLDVLLGGEAADGLRWPAFAQSRGRVGGGALEESLPELHSLRVLSWDRGDAVVIAPEAMRAVIAAARRRGGVVVVDLPRRVDEGVAEALAQVDLGLLVVPAELRAVAGARRVASAAGMVLRDLRAVVGRGGAGRAGGGGIDGFGGFDAEEVARLVGLPLVGELPREPGLLAAQAGGMPPGGVARGPLARFCTAFWDRVPVDATGGGS
- a CDS encoding TadA family conjugal transfer-associated ATPase gives rise to the protein MSAVVGARMLDGVRQWLAENGTEPTPARVAEALRAQGRVLGDAEVLGAAARLRSELVGAGPLETLLADDSVTDVLVSAPDRVWVDRGGGLELTSVSFEDAAAVRRLAQRLAAVAGRRLDDARPWVDARLPDGTRLHAVLPPVAVGSTCLSLRVVRPRAFTLAELTAAGTVPPGGDRLLRALLDARLSYLISGGTGSGKTTLLSALLGLVGPGERIVLAEDSAELRPDHPHVVRLEARPANQEGAGQVGLDVLVRQALRMRPDRLVVGEVRGAEVVHLLAALNTGHEGGCGTVHANAAGDVPARLEALGTAAGLDRAALHSQLAAALSVVLHLVRDRAGRRRIAEVHVLERDASGLVVTVPALRWGEREFVRERGWERLNSLLVSGGWSGGG